One genomic region from Quercus robur chromosome 4, dhQueRobu3.1, whole genome shotgun sequence encodes:
- the LOC126721462 gene encoding uncharacterized protein LOC126721462, translated as MKNSGKPFNKGKFSSYKGDRKEFRKKDEKEPQSTQGITCFECNGHGHVKRECPNYLRMKVKAYAITLSDSDSSNSDSEDSKGLNLLVQELRKHSDEESMGIVEELDVEVHKDTAGLRENYNSLLEKSGEYAKVAKVAVKKMKKAEEDYRSLVVHYKEAKCEIETLNGELTEAYSKIKFLELEVVQANAKVEQVSSKKLNEVLSHQRPFSDKIGSRYTRESSSAVNISKEVKFVKAKEPVVVASTMEKAKVEKKKNVADQRMLNKPRNQSKFRSEANGRSPSKSQRGSRTNHICHHCGLQGHTRPNCYKLRALTNARDQRSRVPKDDKRNWAVGQPRSQNGDSGVMDIMMMIEAFTTCLANFNSRFEEHNSRTQSYRDITPNTHDVWVKRGTHA; from the exons ATGAAAAACAGTGGGAAGCCTTTCAACAAAGGGAAGTTTTCATCTTACAAGGGTGATAGGAAGGAATTCAGGAAGAAAGATGAGAAGGAGCCTCAATCTACTCAAGGAATCACTTGCTTCGAGTGCAATGGACATGGACATGTTAAAAgagaatgtcctaattatttgagaatgaagGTCAAGGCATATGCCATAACTCTTAGTGATTCGGATTCTTCCAATTCAGATTCGGAGGATAGCa AGGGCTTGAATTTGCTTGTGCAAGAACTTAGGaagcatagtgatgaggaatccatgggaattgtagaagaatTGGATGTTGAAGTACATAAAGATACAGCCGGTCTTCGAGAGAATTACAACTCTCTCCTTGAAAAGTCAGGAGAGTATGCAAAGGTGGCCAAGGTGgctgtgaagaagatgaagaaagcagaggaggactatagaaGTCTTGTAGTGCAttataaggaggccaaatgtgaaaTAGAGACGTTGAATGGAGAACTGACCGAAGCCtactcaaagataaaatttcttgagcttgaaGTGGTTCAAGCCAATGCTAAAGTAGAGCAAGTCTCCTCCAAGAAGCTCAATGAAGTCCTTTCTCATCAAAGACCTTTCTCTGACAAAATCGGATCGAGATACACCAGAGAAAGTAGTTCAGCTGTGAATATCTCCAAAgaagtgaaatttgtgaaggccaaagagccaGTTGTAGTTGCCTCTACTATGGAGAAGGCAAAggttgagaaaaagaagaatgtggctGACCAAAGGATGTTGAACAAGCCTCGCAACCAATCAAAGTTCAGGTCTGAAGCCAATGGGAGATCACCttcaaaatcacaaagaggTTCAAGAACGAACCATATATGCCatcattgtggacttcaaggacaCACCAGACCTAATTGTTATAAGCTGAGAGCATTGACTAATGCTAGGGATCAAAGGTCAAGAGTACCAAAAGATGACAAGAGGAATTGGGCTGTTGGGCAACCAAGAAGTCAAAATGGAGATTCCGGTGTGATGGACATAATGATGATGATTGAGGCATTCACCACATGtttggcaaacttcaacagcaggttTGAAGAACACAATTcacgtacccaatcctatagggatatcaccccaaacacaCATGATGTGTGGGTGaagaggggtactcatgcatga